Proteins encoded together in one Candidatus Angelobacter sp. window:
- a CDS encoding zinc-ribbon domain-containing protein — MPASPEYCPNCGAEVPPNAVACPECGSDESTGWSERARASQTGIPDEEFNYNEFIREEFDEAAENPAGARGTRWLWWMVALILLLFMVTILLR; from the coding sequence ATGCCCGCCTCACCTGAATACTGCCCCAACTGCGGCGCGGAGGTGCCGCCCAATGCCGTGGCCTGTCCCGAGTGTGGGTCGGATGAATCCACCGGCTGGTCAGAGCGCGCTCGCGCGAGCCAAACCGGCATTCCCGACGAGGAATTCAATTACAATGAATTCATCCGGGAGGAGTTCGACGAAGCGGCGGAGAATCCGGCCGGAGCACGCGGCACGCGATGGCTGTGGTGGATGGTCGCGCTGATCCTTCTGCTCTTCATGGTCACGATTCTCCTGCGCTGA
- a CDS encoding PQQ-dependent sugar dehydrogenase gives MKLAVERLCLLAGMVFFVHPPAFAADETTAAAWKSILRPDSQAPFGIETRVPWTASRLVGSPDPPLPYVAKRVFPKLKFKEPVDMAHTPAMDRLFVAEQSGKIFSFKNDPDVGQPDLVIDLHSGIQEFTQLYGMAFHPGFATNHFIYLCYVLKDGLPEGSHVSRFTMAQIDPPRIDPASEKIVITWLSGGHNGGCIKFGPDGYLYISTGDTASPDPPDPLNTGQDISDLLSSVLRIDVDHEDGGRPYRVPADNPFVNTARARPEVWAYGFRNPWRMSFDPHTGALWVGDVGWELWEMIDRVERGGNYGWSVVEGPQSVKPNGRLGPTPILPPVVSHPHTEAASITGGTVYHGKHLRELDGVYIYGDWVTGKFWGLRHDGKQLTWRRELANSTMQVVCFGEDNAGELYAVDYGGGIFQLEPNPVPDNSSSFPRKLSETGIVAPAKDHTPAPGVIPFSVNAELWSDGATAERFAAFPETTGVYKGKDLWGAVKWIFPSNALLAKTLSLEMEPGKAQSRRRIETQILHFDGVNWHGYAYQWNDAQTDATLVDARGADRALEITDAQAPGGHRRQTWHFHSRAECLRCHNSWGGPPLAFNFFELNGDRSYPASASNGERGMRTDNQIRTLAHIGMLDKSLFDEPAVKLTDPSDAKAGLQERARSWLHANCAHCHRFGAGGSVASFFNYDQKLEESRTVGFTPSQGTFNIPGAHVITPGDPLRSVLYYRLSSLGPAHMPRIGSRVVSDAGLNLIYDWIKQMPRAVTNETGESAAETMEEANRRLLREISTGKITSPQERTESIDRLLGSTVGALAALREINTHSFKTDLRTEVIARGTANANPVVRDLFERFVPEEKRVRRLGADVKPDQILVLKSDASRGEKVFFAEGGAQCFQCHRVRGQGRDFGPDLSRIGQKYSRTQLLDNILNPSKVIDPAFATYQVEAKADLSYSGLLVRKSADEVVLKDAALNEVHVKLTDVKSMEASKVSAMPEGLLQTLTAQEAADLLEFLGSLR, from the coding sequence ATGAAACTGGCCGTTGAACGTTTGTGCCTGCTCGCCGGAATGGTTTTCTTTGTCCACCCACCTGCCTTCGCCGCTGACGAGACAACCGCGGCCGCCTGGAAATCCATTTTGCGTCCGGACAGCCAGGCACCCTTTGGAATCGAAACGCGTGTTCCCTGGACGGCTTCACGACTGGTCGGTTCGCCTGACCCGCCTCTGCCATACGTGGCGAAACGTGTCTTTCCGAAGCTCAAGTTCAAGGAACCGGTGGACATGGCTCATACGCCGGCCATGGACCGCCTGTTTGTCGCCGAACAGTCGGGAAAGATTTTTTCGTTCAAAAACGACCCCGACGTCGGGCAACCCGACCTCGTCATCGATCTGCACAGCGGCATCCAGGAATTCACCCAGCTTTACGGGATGGCATTTCATCCGGGTTTCGCAACAAACCATTTCATCTACCTCTGCTACGTTTTGAAAGATGGTCTGCCGGAAGGCTCGCATGTGTCGCGCTTCACGATGGCGCAGATCGATCCCCCGCGCATTGATCCTGCAAGTGAGAAAATTGTCATCACCTGGCTTTCGGGCGGACACAACGGTGGCTGCATCAAGTTTGGGCCGGACGGTTATCTCTACATTTCCACCGGAGACACTGCGTCACCGGACCCGCCCGACCCGCTGAACACGGGCCAGGACATCAGCGATCTATTGTCGTCGGTGCTCCGCATTGACGTTGACCACGAGGACGGGGGCAGACCCTATCGCGTGCCGGCGGACAACCCGTTTGTGAACACGGCCCGGGCGCGCCCGGAAGTGTGGGCCTACGGTTTTCGCAATCCGTGGCGGATGAGTTTCGATCCGCACACCGGCGCCTTGTGGGTCGGCGATGTCGGCTGGGAACTGTGGGAGATGATTGATCGCGTCGAGCGCGGCGGAAACTACGGATGGAGCGTCGTCGAAGGTCCGCAATCGGTCAAACCGAACGGCAGGCTCGGCCCGACTCCGATTCTCCCGCCGGTTGTTTCCCATCCTCACACCGAGGCCGCATCCATCACCGGCGGGACTGTTTATCACGGCAAACACCTGCGCGAACTCGACGGTGTTTACATCTATGGCGACTGGGTGACCGGCAAGTTCTGGGGTCTGCGTCATGACGGCAAACAGCTTACCTGGCGCCGCGAACTGGCCAACAGCACGATGCAAGTCGTTTGTTTCGGCGAGGACAACGCCGGTGAGCTTTACGCCGTGGACTATGGCGGCGGCATTTTCCAGCTCGAACCAAACCCCGTTCCAGACAACAGCTCGAGCTTTCCGCGAAAGTTGAGCGAAACCGGAATCGTCGCCCCCGCGAAAGACCACACGCCCGCGCCGGGCGTAATACCGTTCTCGGTCAACGCCGAACTCTGGAGCGATGGCGCCACGGCGGAACGGTTTGCCGCCTTTCCAGAAACCACGGGAGTTTACAAGGGCAAGGACCTTTGGGGTGCGGTGAAGTGGATCTTTCCTTCAAACGCGCTTCTCGCGAAGACGCTGTCACTCGAAATGGAGCCCGGCAAAGCGCAGAGCCGCCGACGCATCGAAACACAGATTCTTCATTTCGACGGCGTGAACTGGCACGGTTACGCGTATCAGTGGAACGACGCGCAAACCGATGCCACGCTTGTGGATGCCCGGGGGGCGGATCGCGCGCTTGAAATCACGGACGCGCAGGCTCCGGGCGGCCACCGCCGACAGACGTGGCATTTTCACAGCCGGGCGGAATGTTTGCGCTGCCACAATTCGTGGGGTGGTCCGCCGCTCGCGTTCAATTTTTTCGAGTTGAATGGAGACCGCAGCTATCCGGCGTCAGCTTCCAACGGCGAGCGGGGGATGCGCACCGACAACCAGATTCGGACGCTGGCCCACATCGGGATGCTCGACAAGTCATTGTTTGATGAACCGGCAGTGAAGCTTACGGATCCGAGCGACGCGAAAGCCGGTTTGCAGGAGCGGGCGCGTTCCTGGCTGCACGCCAACTGCGCGCATTGTCATCGTTTCGGCGCGGGCGGCTCAGTCGCATCGTTCTTCAACTACGACCAGAAGCTGGAAGAGAGCCGGACAGTCGGTTTCACGCCGTCGCAAGGCACATTCAACATCCCGGGCGCGCACGTCATCACGCCGGGCGACCCGCTTCGGTCAGTGCTTTATTATCGCCTCTCGTCGCTGGGACCGGCGCACATGCCGCGCATCGGCTCGCGCGTGGTCAGCGACGCGGGGCTGAACCTGATTTACGATTGGATCAAACAAATGCCACGAGCGGTCACGAACGAAACCGGCGAATCCGCTGCGGAAACAATGGAGGAAGCCAATCGTCGGCTGTTGAGAGAGATCTCGACCGGAAAAATCACTTCACCGCAGGAACGCACGGAATCGATTGACCGGTTGCTGGGATCGACCGTCGGCGCATTGGCCGCGTTGCGCGAAATCAATACGCATTCGTTCAAGACGGATTTGCGGACGGAAGTGATCGCGCGAGGAACGGCCAACGCAAACCCGGTGGTGCGCGACCTGTTCGAGCGGTTCGTTCCCGAGGAAAAGCGGGTCAGACGACTCGGGGCGGACGTCAAACCGGACCAGATTCTCGTGTTGAAAAGTGATGCGTCGCGCGGAGAGAAGGTGTTTTTCGCCGAAGGCGGGGCGCAGTGTTTCCAATGTCATCGCGTTCGCGGGCAGGGGCGGGATTTCGGTCCGGACCTGAGCCGCATCGGCCAGAAATATTCGCGCACACAACTCCTGGACAACATTCTCAATCCGTCGAAGGTCATCGATCCGGCATTCGCGACCTATCAGGTGGAGGCGAAAGCCGATTTGAGTTACTCCGGCCTTCTCGTGCGGAAAAGCGCCGATGAAGTGGTGTTGAAAGACGCCGCTCTCAATGAAGTTCACGTCAAGCTCACGGACGTGAAATCCATGGAGGCGTCGAAGGTTTCGGCCATGCCCGAAGGATTGTTGCAAACGCTCACGGCCCAGGAAGCCGCCGATCTGCTCGAATTCCTTGGCTCATTGCGCTGA